Proteins from one Terriglobus tenax genomic window:
- the ampH gene encoding D-alanyl-D-alanine-carboxypeptidase/endopeptidase AmpH — translation MKPVPLLPLLLALLLPSLSPAYGQAKDEPSLPDLQDAGALGQDLFAQSGSTGMVLVVVRGGQSFFRGYGETAPGSQALPSQDSVLRLCSLTKIFTTDVLFKLSADRTVHLDDPLQKFVPSRIEVPERVHPITLADLAMHTSGLPRELGPMPKGTPHFTFPDHRTRWEWLPKQKLRSVPGTVSLYSNIGFDLLSDALASATHRQYAALLAERTLNPLHMPNTTYFPTSQQCALLLTGVHDQGPCTSTEETAGSSGLYSNAKDMTNWLKYLLRDKSETLPAQDPGAQDVYMQPSQLLRQVGLDHAGLPTGLGLGWIHIQPKEDLRHIVQKTGGGAGFLTYIAINHERDTAIFLAATDGGVPAHQNLFRAANNLLLTIAGLPPIPEPPARPVRKPKAATPRAKKAAGQGAKKAPAKPHKPRKRK, via the coding sequence ATGAAACCCGTTCCCCTGCTGCCCCTTCTGCTTGCGCTCCTGCTGCCTTCCCTTTCGCCTGCCTATGGACAGGCTAAAGACGAACCATCTCTGCCGGATCTGCAGGATGCCGGTGCTCTGGGGCAGGATCTCTTCGCACAGTCCGGCTCAACGGGCATGGTACTGGTAGTGGTGCGCGGCGGCCAGAGCTTCTTCCGTGGCTATGGAGAGACGGCTCCCGGGTCACAGGCGCTGCCTTCGCAGGATTCCGTCCTGCGGCTCTGTTCGCTGACCAAGATCTTTACGACGGACGTGCTCTTCAAGCTCTCCGCCGACCGGACAGTCCATCTGGACGACCCGCTGCAGAAATTTGTGCCCTCCAGGATAGAGGTGCCGGAGCGCGTTCACCCCATCACTCTTGCAGACCTTGCCATGCATACCTCAGGCCTGCCCCGCGAGCTGGGGCCGATGCCAAAGGGCACGCCACACTTCACCTTCCCTGACCACAGGACACGCTGGGAGTGGCTGCCAAAGCAGAAGCTGAGGAGTGTCCCGGGAACGGTCTCACTGTATTCCAACATTGGCTTTGACCTGCTAAGCGATGCCCTTGCTTCGGCCACGCACCGGCAATATGCGGCACTGCTGGCGGAACGCACGTTGAATCCACTGCACATGCCAAACACCACCTACTTCCCTACCAGCCAGCAGTGCGCACTTCTGCTGACCGGAGTGCATGACCAGGGACCGTGTACCTCCACCGAAGAGACTGCGGGAAGCTCCGGACTTTACTCCAACGCGAAGGACATGACGAACTGGCTGAAGTATCTGCTGCGCGACAAGAGCGAGACTCTCCCCGCGCAGGACCCCGGTGCCCAGGATGTCTACATGCAGCCCTCGCAACTGCTGCGCCAGGTGGGTCTGGATCATGCCGGTCTGCCGACGGGGCTGGGGCTGGGATGGATACACATTCAGCCGAAGGAAGACCTTCGGCATATTGTTCAGAAGACGGGCGGCGGCGCGGGCTTCCTCACCTACATCGCCATCAACCACGAGCGCGACACGGCCATCTTCCTGGCGGCAACCGACGGCGGCGTACCCGCACACCAGAACCTGTTCCGGGCAGCGAACAACCTGCTTCTCACCATCGCCGGGTTGCCACCGATTCCCGAGCCTCCTGCACGGCCGGTGCGCAAGCCGAAGGCCGCCACTCCGCGTGCGAAGAAAGCAGCAGGACAAGGTGCAAAGAAGGCGCCTGCCAAACCCCATAAGCCCCGCAAGCGGAAGTAA
- a CDS encoding 6-phosphofructokinase, whose product MRIGLVTAGGDCPGLNAVIRAVVQRGILHHNHEFLGFMEGWRGLVEDLYIPLDLRATEDLLTRGGTILRTSRVDIRQVHAGFARCAQTMDRHGLDALIALGGNGTQAANLILSDMGVNCIGVPKTIDNDLSGTDMCFGFDTAVNIATEAIDRLHTTAAAHNRVIVCEVMGRHTGWIAACAGIAAGAHVTLVPEVPIDIDEVCGQVQYEWEKGNQYAIVVIAEGATLPNSDWAGPTKKLGGIASALAKMIEERTGCETRSAILGHIQRGGTPSAFDRVLATRYGVAAVDLATQRRFGRMVALRNSTIVDIPLKDAVAAPRGVDPSLLEVIRGLRPPVASYTSYSADASG is encoded by the coding sequence ATGCGTATTGGTTTAGTGACTGCCGGTGGTGACTGCCCCGGCCTGAATGCAGTGATACGAGCCGTGGTGCAACGAGGGATTCTGCATCATAACCACGAGTTCCTCGGCTTTATGGAGGGATGGCGCGGCCTGGTTGAAGACCTTTACATACCCCTTGATCTGCGGGCGACCGAGGACCTTCTGACCCGCGGCGGAACGATTCTGCGGACATCACGCGTGGATATCCGCCAGGTCCATGCCGGTTTCGCACGCTGCGCGCAGACCATGGACCGCCATGGCCTGGATGCGTTGATTGCACTGGGAGGCAATGGAACCCAGGCGGCGAACCTGATTCTCAGCGATATGGGTGTCAACTGCATTGGCGTCCCGAAGACCATTGACAACGACCTGAGCGGCACCGATATGTGCTTTGGCTTTGATACCGCTGTCAATATCGCGACGGAAGCGATTGACCGTTTACACACGACCGCCGCGGCGCACAACCGCGTGATTGTGTGCGAGGTCATGGGACGGCACACGGGATGGATTGCGGCCTGCGCCGGCATCGCGGCCGGGGCGCACGTCACCCTGGTGCCCGAGGTCCCGATCGACATTGACGAGGTCTGCGGACAGGTCCAGTACGAGTGGGAGAAAGGCAACCAGTATGCGATTGTGGTGATTGCCGAAGGAGCCACTCTGCCTAACTCTGACTGGGCGGGCCCGACAAAGAAGCTCGGCGGCATTGCCTCGGCCCTGGCAAAGATGATTGAAGAGCGTACGGGCTGCGAAACACGGAGCGCGATCCTCGGCCACATCCAGCGCGGCGGCACGCCCTCCGCCTTTGACCGGGTGCTGGCGACACGGTACGGGGTTGCGGCAGTGGATCTTGCCACACAGAGACGATTTGGTCGCATGGTCGCTCTTAGAAACTCCACCATCGTGGATATCCCACTGAAGGACGCCGTTGCGGCTCCTCGCGGCGTAGATCCCAGCCTGCTGGAGGTGATCCGTGGCCTGCGGCCGCCGGTAGCGAGCTACACCAGTTATTCGGCGGACGCCAGCGGCTGA
- the mtgA gene encoding monofunctional biosynthetic peptidoglycan transglycosylase yields MARWFVLGLVSLWLLAALTLVAARWIDPPTTAVQTERRIQSWFQPAPYAKRYTFVPLSQISPDLQHAVIAAEDGRFYQHHGFDWHEIQLAAHEDMEGGRMRGGSTLTQQLVKNLFFGTSRSILRKGAEASLVPVAELVLGKRRILELYLNVVEWGPGIYGAEAVCRADYKTSARGVGRQQAARLAAILPAPRKRRPERMNSYSSIILRRMGQMGW; encoded by the coding sequence ATGGCGCGTTGGTTTGTTCTTGGCCTGGTCTCGCTGTGGCTGCTTGCCGCGCTTACCCTGGTTGCTGCCCGCTGGATTGATCCGCCCACGACTGCGGTGCAGACGGAGCGCCGCATCCAGTCCTGGTTTCAGCCTGCGCCCTATGCCAAGCGCTACACGTTTGTTCCTCTCAGCCAGATCTCGCCCGACCTGCAGCATGCTGTCATCGCCGCGGAGGACGGCCGCTTCTATCAGCACCATGGCTTTGACTGGCACGAGATTCAGCTGGCTGCACACGAGGACATGGAAGGCGGCCGCATGCGCGGTGGCTCCACCCTGACGCAGCAACTGGTCAAGAACCTGTTCTTCGGCACAAGCCGTTCTATCCTGCGCAAAGGCGCGGAAGCTTCGCTGGTGCCGGTGGCGGAACTCGTCCTCGGTAAGCGGCGCATCCTTGAGCTCTATCTGAATGTTGTGGAATGGGGCCCTGGAATATACGGTGCAGAGGCGGTGTGCCGCGCCGACTACAAGACCTCGGCCCGCGGAGTTGGTCGGCAGCAGGCGGCACGTCTCGCCGCCATTCTTCCAGCGCCCCGCAAGCGGAGGCCGGAGCGGATGAACAGCTACAGCTCCATCATTCTGCGCCGCATGGGCCAGATGGGCTGGTAG
- a CDS encoding arylesterase translates to MKLFGAALPLVLSLAFTGCKTSNGAKRAEDYSSSTRAASELARQPSKNGLAAETASIKDERPVILCFGDSITAGYNLDAGESYPDFLQKALDEKGYKYRVVNQGISGNTTKDALDRVEDAVALHPAVVLVELGGNDGLRGIPIASTRANFDGILAKLKTSGAKVILLGITLPPQYGKVYIDQFNQTYALMAKKYGMTLFPFLYKDIYGVQGAIQKDGIHPTVMGSQMIVKNVLPLVEPVLQK, encoded by the coding sequence GTGAAACTGTTTGGTGCTGCGCTTCCCCTCGTATTGTCGCTTGCGTTTACTGGCTGCAAGACCAGCAATGGCGCAAAACGCGCTGAAGACTACTCCAGCAGTACCCGGGCGGCCAGCGAACTAGCCCGTCAGCCGTCAAAAAACGGCCTTGCGGCAGAAACCGCTTCTATTAAGGACGAACGTCCTGTGATTTTATGCTTCGGCGATTCGATTACCGCCGGCTATAACCTCGACGCGGGCGAAAGCTATCCGGATTTCCTGCAGAAGGCGCTGGATGAGAAGGGATACAAGTACCGCGTCGTCAATCAGGGAATCTCCGGCAATACCACGAAAGACGCCCTCGACCGCGTAGAAGACGCCGTGGCTCTGCATCCGGCGGTCGTGCTGGTGGAACTGGGCGGCAACGACGGGTTACGGGGGATTCCGATTGCCAGCACGCGGGCCAATTTTGACGGCATCCTGGCAAAGCTGAAAACCTCGGGCGCGAAGGTCATTCTGCTCGGAATTACGCTGCCGCCACAGTACGGAAAGGTCTACATTGACCAGTTCAACCAGACCTATGCCCTGATGGCGAAAAAGTACGGCATGACGCTATTCCCGTTCCTTTATAAGGACATCTACGGGGTACAGGGAGCCATCCAGAAGGATGGCATTCATCCGACGGTGATGGGCAGCCAGATGATTGTGAAAAATGTCCTGCCGCTGGTGGAACCGGTTCTGCAGAAGTAG
- a CDS encoding ABC transporter ATP-binding protein — MIEVTGLTRSIRNGRRTVEILKGIDFTVTQGEFVAIMGSSGSGKSTLLGLLAGLDTPTSGDVKITGESISYLPEDKLAQVRGKKIGFVFQSYQLIPTLTALENVLLPYELNDGSDGLARARDLLLSVGLERRMDHYPVQLSGGEQQRVAIARAFMLRPPVVLADEPTGNLDSANGSHVLDLLLEMNRTSGTTLVMVTHDPTIAALASRRIVLKDGLVVSDELQAVQ; from the coding sequence ATGATCGAAGTCACCGGCCTGACGCGGTCCATCCGCAACGGCCGCCGCACGGTTGAAATTCTGAAAGGCATTGATTTCACCGTCACCCAGGGCGAGTTCGTCGCTATCATGGGTTCCTCCGGTTCTGGCAAAAGCACGCTGCTTGGCCTGCTGGCCGGACTCGACACCCCGACCTCGGGCGATGTGAAGATCACCGGCGAAAGCATCAGCTACCTGCCCGAAGACAAACTGGCCCAGGTCCGTGGCAAGAAAATCGGCTTCGTCTTCCAGTCCTACCAGCTCATTCCAACGCTCACGGCCCTGGAGAATGTTCTGCTGCCGTATGAGCTGAACGATGGTTCGGACGGTCTTGCACGCGCCAGGGACCTGCTTCTCTCCGTTGGGCTGGAGCGCCGTATGGATCACTACCCGGTCCAGCTCTCCGGCGGGGAACAGCAGCGCGTCGCCATCGCGCGCGCCTTCATGCTGCGCCCCCCCGTTGTGCTGGCGGACGAGCCCACCGGAAATCTTGACTCCGCCAATGGCTCGCACGTTCTCGATCTTCTGCTGGAGATGAACCGTACCTCCGGCACCACGCTTGTCATGGTGACACACGATCCCACCATTGCAGCGCTCGCCTCCCGCCGTATCGTGCTCAAGGACGGCCTTGTCGTTTCTGACGAGCTTCAGGCGGTGCAGTAA